Proteins from one Anastrepha obliqua isolate idAnaObli1 chromosome 2, idAnaObli1_1.0, whole genome shotgun sequence genomic window:
- the LOC129239141 gene encoding thymosin beta — MASPALKDLPKVAENLKSQLEGFNTDKLKNASTHEKIVLPTAEDVAAEKTQQSLISGIAAFDPSNLKHTETNEKNPLPDKEAIEKEKEKNQLISGIENFDSKKLKHTETCEKNPLPTKEVIEEEKKA, encoded by the exons ATGGCATCTCCCGCACTTAAAGACCTCCCCAAAGTAGCTGAAAACTTGAAAAGTCAACTTGAAGGCTTTAACACTGATAAGTTAAAGAACGCCAGTACACACGAAAAAATTGTACTCCCCACTGCGGaag ATGTGGCTGCTGAAAAGACCCAGCAATCTTTAATTTCTGGGATAGCAGCTTTTGATCCATCAAACTTGAAGCACACTGAAACTAATGAAAAGAATCCCTTGCCCGATAAGGAAG CAAtcgaaaaggaaaaggaaaagaatCAACTTATTTCTggcattgaaaattttgattctaaaaaattaaaacacactGAGACATGCGAGAAGAATCCTCTACCTACGAAGGAAGTTATTGAAGAGGAAAAGAAAGCTTAA